One genomic segment of Clostridium estertheticum subsp. estertheticum includes these proteins:
- the clpP gene encoding ATP-dependent Clp endopeptidase proteolytic subunit ClpP — translation MSLVPMVVEQTNRGERSYDIYSRLLKDRIIFLGEEVNDVTASLIVAQLLFLESEDPDKDIYLYINSPGGSITSGMAIYDTMQYIKPQVSTICIGMAASMGSFLLNAGEKGKRFALPNSEILIHQPLGGFQGQATDIDIHAKRIMKTKDTLNRIYSERTGQPIEKIQHDVERDYFMSAQEAMDYGLIDEVIAKKK, via the coding sequence ATGAGTTTAGTACCAATGGTTGTTGAACAAACGAATAGAGGAGAAAGATCTTATGATATCTATTCAAGATTATTAAAAGATAGAATAATTTTTCTAGGAGAAGAGGTAAATGATGTAACTGCTAGTTTAATTGTTGCTCAGTTATTGTTCTTAGAATCTGAAGACCCTGATAAGGATATTTATTTATATATAAATAGTCCAGGTGGATCAATTACATCTGGAATGGCTATATATGACACGATGCAATATATCAAACCACAAGTTTCAACTATTTGTATAGGTATGGCAGCATCTATGGGATCTTTTTTATTAAATGCTGGAGAAAAAGGGAAAAGATTTGCATTGCCTAATAGTGAGATTTTAATACATCAGCCTTTAGGCGGATTTCAAGGTCAGGCAACTGATATTGATATTCATGCAAAACGAATCATGAAAACTAAAGATACATTAAATAGAATATACAGTGAAAGAACCGGACAACCAATAGAAAAAATTCAACATGATGTTGAAAGAGATTATTTTATGAGTGCACAAGAAGCTATGGATTATGGTCTGATAGATGAAGTTATAGCTAAAAAGAAATAA